One genomic region from Danio aesculapii chromosome 24, fDanAes4.1, whole genome shotgun sequence encodes:
- the si:dkey-12l12.1 gene encoding uncharacterized protein si:dkey-12l12.1 isoform X2: MATVLWICLLFLQGCLLINSLDCTGKRLECAGTQVTEAKVRARRQAQHTQQPGSYSVKGSPNTLIQTDRSRRHLNASKKKPRPRIGSYSLLSHNTETNPLQVVRLSKHTEVLSHRNVSGLKSSKKRSRRSAPKRKKNVRNKTCS, encoded by the exons ATGGCTACAGTGCTGTGGATCTGTCTGCTCTTTTTGCAGGGTTGCCTGCTCATAAATTCTCTGGATTGCACAGGTAAACGTCTGGAATGTGCTGGAACACAAGTTACAGAAGCTAAG GTGAGGGCGCGAAGACAAGCTCAACACACTCAGCAGCCCGGATCCTACTCTGTCAAAGGATCTCCTAACACACTCATCCAG ACCGACAGGTCAAGGAGACATTTGAATGCCAGTAAGAAGAAGCCTAGGCCTCGCATTGGCTCTTACTCACTTCTTTCCCACAACACTGAAACTAATCCACTACAG GTAGTGAGGCTTTCTAAACATACTGAAGTGTTGTCCCATCGGAACGTGTCTGGATTAAAG TCATCGAAGAAGAGGTCCAGAAGAAGTGCACCCAAGAGAAAGAAGAATGTGAGAAATAAAACCTGCTCATGA
- the si:dkey-12l12.1 gene encoding uncharacterized protein si:dkey-12l12.1 isoform X1, protein MATVLWICLLFLQGCLLINSLDCTGKRLECAGTQVTEAKDKDEPFLSLVRARRQAQHTQQPGSYSVKGSPNTLIQTDRSRRHLNASKKKPRPRIGSYSLLSHNTETNPLQVVRLSKHTEVLSHRNVSGLKSSKKRSRRSAPKRKKNVRNKTCS, encoded by the exons ATGGCTACAGTGCTGTGGATCTGTCTGCTCTTTTTGCAGGGTTGCCTGCTCATAAATTCTCTGGATTGCACAGGTAAACGTCTGGAATGTGCTGGAACACAAGTTACAGAAGCTAAG GATAAGGATGAGCCTTTCTTGTCTCTG GTGAGGGCGCGAAGACAAGCTCAACACACTCAGCAGCCCGGATCCTACTCTGTCAAAGGATCTCCTAACACACTCATCCAG ACCGACAGGTCAAGGAGACATTTGAATGCCAGTAAGAAGAAGCCTAGGCCTCGCATTGGCTCTTACTCACTTCTTTCCCACAACACTGAAACTAATCCACTACAG GTAGTGAGGCTTTCTAAACATACTGAAGTGTTGTCCCATCGGAACGTGTCTGGATTAAAG TCATCGAAGAAGAGGTCCAGAAGAAGTGCACCCAAGAGAAAGAAGAATGTGAGAAATAAAACCTGCTCATGA